The proteins below are encoded in one region of Helianthus annuus cultivar XRQ/B chromosome 2, HanXRQr2.0-SUNRISE, whole genome shotgun sequence:
- the LOC110894166 gene encoding wall-associated receptor kinase 3: protein MDKSYYIECDSATLVPRLNQTFSLVIREGLTRFLEVIEIKLDGHLIVNLPIAHACYNKSGGLLYGSEVSYHVLRFPFSSTLNNFVGVGRDVKTGVKLTEPVVTTSCLTNFLKIRNAKNGSCLGFGCCKTGIPAPNITYAKVFVKPTKNSKKPRDYKMCGYAFIVDRDKYNFNNGNYSTLSTNKSFPAFLEWSIANITCEEAQKDKVAYMCQDNSVCVNGEDKFLGYRCNCSPGFSGNPYIKGGCQDVNECESQDHNDCLLGHCKNTYGGFYCVCPDGYHGNAKRGGQCTKEKSDIGSVIKGISEGVAGATLTMIFVFWGVKHRRKIEVRKDLFKQNGGIMLQKMLFTSKDTANQATIFTEEELKKATDNFNDANIIGQGGYGTIYKGYLTDKTIVAIKKSKVIDQRQVKQFVNEVIILSKINHPNIVKLLGCCLETHVPLLVYEYVTNNTLCHHIHTNPMLTLEKRLKISEDTAEALSYMHSTLQIIHRDVKPSNILMSDDFTAKVSDFGISTFVPPGKTHLSTFVKGTVGYVDPEYFRTCKLTEKSDVYSFGVVLVELLTRTDIRSLEIPLTIYAGAAAYFASLLEQNALVQVLDDQLKRDEYTEVVKSLAKLAISCLDLEWKTRPTMEEIKQELKELRYLLLSMEADCI from the exons ATGGACAAATCTTACTACATAGAATGTGACTCGGCAACACTAGTTCCCCGCTTGAACCAAACTTTCAGCTTGGTGATTCGTGAAGGATTAACTCGGTTTTTAGAAGTTATAGAGATAAAACTAGATGGCCATCTAATAGTTAATCTCCCTATAGCTCATGCTTGCTACAACAAGTCAGGGGGGTTACTTTATGGTTCAGAAGTATCATATCATGTGCTCAGGTTCCCATTCTCAAGCACACTAAACAACTTTGTCGGGGTAGGAAGAGACGTTAAAACGGGTGTCAAACTTACAGAGCCTGTTGTGACTACATCGTGTCTAACAAACTTTTTGAAAATAAGAAATGCTAAAAATGGGTCATGCCTAGGCTTTGGTTGTTGCAAAACCGGCATTCCAGCTCCAAACATCACATATGCAAAAGTTTTTGTCAAACCCACCAAAAACAGCAAAAAACCACGAGATTATAAAATGTGTGGTTATGCTTTCATTGTGGATAGAGATAAGTATAACTTCAACAATGGCAATTATAGCACTTTAAGCACCAACAAGTCCTTCCCAGCGTTTCTTGAGTGGTCTATTGCAAATATAACATGTGAAGAAGCTCAAAAGGACAAAGTAGCATATATGTGTCAAGACAACAGTGTATGCGTAAATGGAGAAGATAAATTTCTTGGATATCGCTGCAATTGCTCACCGGGATTCAGCGGAAACCCATACATCAAGGGTGGATGTCAAG ATGTCAATGAGTGTGAGTCTCAGGATCATAATGATTGCTTGCTTGGACATTGTAAGAACACATATGGGGGTTTTTATTGTGTTTGCCCAGATGGGTACCACGGTAATGCCAAAAGAGGTGGACAGTGTACAAAAGAAAAATCAGATATTGGATCAGTCATTAAAG GTATTAGTGAAGGTGTTGCAGGTGCAACTTTGACAATGATTTTTGTGTTCTGGGGAGTCAAGCATAGGAGAAAAATCGAGGTTAGAAAGGACTTATTCAAGCAAAATGGTGGTATCATGTTACAGAAAATGTTATTTACAAGCAAAGATACTGCCAACCAAGCGACCATATTCAcagaagaagagttgaagaaagcAACAGACAACTTCAATGATGCCAACATTATAGGGCAAGGCGGTTATGGTACTATTTACAAAGGATATTTAACAGACAAGACAATTGTAGCTATCAAGAAGTCTAAAGTAATTGACCAAAGGCAAGTGAAGCAGTTTGTGAATGAGGTGATCATTCTATCAAAAATCAATCATCCAAATATTGTAAAACTCCTTGGATGTTGCCTAGAAACACATGTCCCCTTGCTTGTGTATGAATATGTAACCAATAACACCTTATGCCACCACATACATACAAATCCTATGTTGACATTAGAGAAACGGCTAAAAATATCTGAAGACACTGCTGAAGCTCTTTCCTACATGCATTCAACCTTACAGATTATCCATAGAGATGTGAAGCCGTCGAACATATTGATGAGTGATGATTTCACTGCAAAAGTTTCTGATTTTGGGATATCAACATTTGTTCCTCCTGGTAAAACCCATCTATCAACATTTGTAAAAGGAACCGTGGGCTATGTGGATCCTGAATACTTTCGAACCTGTAAATTAACCGAGAAGAGTGATGTTTATAGTTTTGGAGTTGTTCTTGTAGAGTTACTTACCAGAACAGATATTCGTTCTTTAGAGATACCGCTAACAATCTATGCTGGTGCAGCAGCATACTTTGCTTCGCTACTGGAACAAAATGCATTAGTTCAAGTTCTTGATGATCAACTGAAAAGAGACGAGTATACTGAGGTGGTGAAATCTCTTGCCAAGTTAGCAATTAGCTGCCTTGACCTTGAATGGAAGACAAGGCCCACAATGGAAGAAATAAAACAAGAGTTGAAAGAACTAAGATATCTTCTGTTGTCCATGGAAGCTGATTGTATATAG